One stretch of Niallia sp. XMNu-256 DNA includes these proteins:
- a CDS encoding ABC transporter permease subunit → MEATVTYIKRKKDGRIHIKSRNKGNLAVRWTLIVLTVLTVAAFLFFNYEGLELGSAITETAYNLKVMFFQPALTHFDLGEAVYQVGVTIGLAFLATIIGAVIAFFVSLMAATNLAPLWVSRIVRVFVAIIRAVPTVLWVLIFAIAAGLGSEAAVLGMLFHSIAYLVKAFSEAFEEVDKGIFEALQSTGANWWHIVRSGVVPSTFTYLLSWVFLRFEINFGVAVAMGAAAGAGGIGFELFMASGFYFDLREVGFITYAIFIIAFLLEIISTRLKKRYFPATSD, encoded by the coding sequence ATGGAAGCAACCGTAACCTATATCAAAAGAAAGAAAGACGGGCGAATTCATATAAAGTCGAGGAACAAAGGGAATTTAGCCGTAAGATGGACGTTAATCGTTCTGACCGTTTTGACCGTTGCTGCTTTTCTATTTTTTAACTATGAAGGGCTGGAATTAGGCTCGGCGATAACAGAAACTGCTTATAACTTGAAAGTGATGTTTTTCCAGCCGGCTTTGACTCATTTTGATTTAGGAGAAGCGGTCTATCAAGTGGGAGTGACAATTGGTTTAGCGTTCTTAGCTACGATTATTGGTGCCGTTATTGCCTTTTTCGTTTCATTGATGGCGGCAACGAATTTAGCTCCCCTATGGGTATCAAGAATCGTTCGTGTTTTTGTTGCCATTATTCGGGCTGTTCCGACCGTACTGTGGGTGTTAATCTTTGCGATTGCCGCTGGGTTGGGAAGTGAAGCGGCCGTTCTTGGGATGTTATTTCATTCAATTGCTTATTTAGTTAAAGCATTTTCTGAGGCATTTGAAGAAGTGGATAAGGGAATCTTTGAAGCACTGCAATCAACGGGGGCAAATTGGTGGCATATTGTCAGAAGCGGTGTTGTACCTTCTACTTTTACTTATTTATTATCATGGGTTTTCTTACGGTTTGAAATTAACTTCGGTGTAGCTGTAGCCATGGGAGCTGCAGCAGGAGCCGGCGGAATTGGATTTGAGCTTTTTATGGCCTCTGGCTTTTACTTTGATCTGCGTGAAGTTGGCTTTATTACGTATGCCATTTTCATTATAGCTTTTCTATTGGAGATCATTTCAACTCGTTTGAAAAAACGTTACTTTCCAGCAACTTCTGACTAA
- the phnE gene encoding phosphonate ABC transporter, permease protein PhnE, which produces MNEKEMRKSRWQTGIFLLIIIVLTHLSSALTSFNFVEGVATIPTAIGWIFSNLLVTQESLDKLPKILEKLAETVFMSIAATTIAAVVSLFLGVVGSKTTKVNNFFSVFARFIASVSRNIPVVAWSLVLLISFGQNSVTGFLALFVGTVGFLTRAFIESIDEASQSSVEALTATGATYFQIVGKAVIPQCLPQMISWVLFMVETNIRNATLVGILTGTGIGYTFDMYYKMLNYEVVALVTLCIVITVIMVDLISNNVRRVIL; this is translated from the coding sequence GTGAATGAAAAAGAGATGCGAAAAAGCAGATGGCAGACAGGTATTTTTCTTCTTATCATCATCGTTCTTACCCATTTATCATCAGCGCTTACAAGCTTTAACTTTGTAGAGGGAGTCGCGACGATCCCTACAGCGATTGGCTGGATCTTTTCTAATTTATTAGTGACACAGGAATCGCTTGATAAATTGCCAAAGATCCTGGAGAAATTAGCTGAAACCGTCTTTATGTCGATTGCGGCAACAACGATCGCGGCTGTTGTTTCTCTTTTCTTAGGGGTAGTGGGGTCCAAAACAACAAAAGTGAATAACTTTTTTAGTGTATTTGCCCGATTTATCGCTTCGGTTTCAAGAAATATCCCTGTTGTTGCGTGGTCATTGGTTTTGCTTATTTCTTTTGGACAAAATTCGGTAACCGGCTTTCTTGCTCTATTTGTTGGGACGGTAGGGTTTTTAACAAGAGCTTTTATCGAATCGATTGATGAAGCGAGCCAAAGTTCTGTGGAGGCCTTAACGGCAACAGGAGCAACTTATTTCCAAATTGTCGGTAAGGCGGTTATTCCACAATGCTTACCGCAAATGATTAGCTGGGTATTATTTATGGTGGAAACGAATATTAGAAATGCCACCTTGGTAGGAATTTTAACAGGAACGGGAATTGGTTACACCTTTGATATGTATTACAAAATGTTAAATTATGAAGTCGTAGCACTTGTAACCTTATGTATTGTTATTACCGTTATTATGGTGGATCTCATTTCGAATAATGTACGGAGAGTGATTTTATAA
- the phnC gene encoding phosphonate ABC transporter ATP-binding protein gives MSLLKVKGLGKSYTADKQILKNIDFEIKAGEFVSIIGPSGAGKSTMLRCINRMVDFNEGKIIFNHQDVGSLNKKELRQLRTNIGMVFQHYNLVPRLTVIENVLHGRFGYKTTLQGLLGRYTEEEKERAFYLLEQLGIHEHAYKRCDQLSGGQQQRVGICRALIQEPKLILCDEPIASLDPNSSKVIMDHLKSISTEMGITCLVNLHQVDVAQHYSDRIIGLNKGEVVFNGKSRDLCDEQIQTIYGTKMKDLITA, from the coding sequence ATGTCATTGTTAAAGGTAAAAGGCCTCGGTAAATCTTATACAGCAGATAAACAAATATTAAAGAATATTGATTTTGAAATTAAAGCAGGCGAATTTGTATCCATCATTGGTCCGTCCGGTGCTGGTAAATCGACGATGCTGCGTTGTATTAATCGAATGGTTGATTTTAATGAGGGAAAAATTATTTTTAACCATCAGGATGTAGGAAGTTTAAATAAAAAAGAATTACGTCAATTACGAACAAATATTGGGATGGTGTTTCAGCATTATAATCTTGTGCCTCGTTTGACGGTGATTGAGAATGTGCTGCATGGCCGATTTGGTTATAAAACAACGCTGCAAGGCTTGTTAGGCAGATACACAGAAGAAGAAAAAGAACGTGCCTTTTATTTACTGGAACAGCTCGGAATTCATGAACATGCTTATAAGCGGTGTGACCAATTAAGTGGTGGCCAGCAACAGCGTGTAGGAATATGCAGAGCACTTATTCAAGAACCGAAACTAATTCTTTGTGATGAACCGATTGCTTCGCTGGATCCAAATTCATCTAAAGTGATTATGGATCATTTAAAATCGATTAGTACGGAAATGGGTATTACTTGTTTAGTAAATTTACACCAGGTAGATGTGGCACAACACTATTCAGATCGCATTATTGGGTTGAATAAAGGTGAAGTAGTATTTAATGGAAAAAGCCGTGATCTTTGTGACGAACAAATTCAAACCATTTACGGGACGAAAATGAAAGATTTAATAACAGCGTAA
- a CDS encoding PhnD/SsuA/transferrin family substrate-binding protein, giving the protein MKTKWMLTMLLLFSVLLTACGGGTTNGAVKVDDVIKIVWYPNESGQDLKSSRDEIGRLISEATGKKVEHQLTTDYAIAIETLVNNNADLAFMGAQGYVEANNRNDAIQTIAVKSGESGTLEDAKYYSWLAVNVDEQDKYKENGEFSLDTIADTKFSFVSNSSTSGFKVPAASIIEHFSQQKEYADLTEEDLMESGSLFSQVLFGNSHQGSAVNLLAGNADVAAFCDTCVEEYVEIAKGEENTVGAVYRVKDGAAEPFNTVQGKEFTIMSATPVLNEPFVVNIDTLGQEDFDTIQKLLTSDDVANNEKIFAPKDSEQSALFSKSDKERLVAVEDEWYDPIRESSK; this is encoded by the coding sequence ATGAAAACTAAATGGATGTTGACAATGCTTTTACTATTTTCTGTTTTATTAACAGCATGCGGTGGAGGTACTACTAACGGTGCCGTGAAAGTTGATGATGTAATTAAAATTGTTTGGTATCCGAACGAGTCTGGTCAGGATTTAAAATCCTCCCGTGATGAAATTGGACGACTTATTTCAGAAGCGACAGGTAAAAAGGTGGAACATCAATTAACAACAGACTATGCGATTGCGATCGAAACGCTAGTAAACAACAATGCGGACCTCGCATTTATGGGTGCACAAGGCTATGTTGAAGCAAATAATAGAAATGATGCGATTCAAACAATCGCTGTAAAATCAGGTGAATCTGGAACGTTGGAAGATGCTAAATATTATAGCTGGTTAGCAGTAAATGTAGATGAACAAGATAAATATAAAGAAAACGGTGAATTTTCACTTGATACGATTGCCGATACAAAGTTTTCATTCGTTTCAAACAGCTCAACATCAGGATTTAAAGTTCCTGCAGCTAGTATTATTGAACATTTCTCTCAACAAAAAGAGTATGCAGACTTAACGGAAGAAGATTTAATGGAAAGCGGATCCTTATTCTCGCAAGTATTATTTGGAAACTCTCATCAAGGCTCAGCTGTCAATTTATTGGCGGGAAATGCAGATGTTGCGGCATTTTGTGATACATGTGTGGAAGAATATGTGGAGATTGCCAAAGGAGAAGAAAATACCGTTGGTGCAGTTTATCGTGTAAAAGATGGTGCAGCAGAACCTTTTAATACCGTTCAAGGCAAGGAATTTACAATCATGAGTGCGACACCTGTCTTAAATGAACCATTTGTTGTGAATATCGATACCTTGGGTCAAGAAGATTTTGATACGATTCAAAAACTATTAACTTCAGATGACGTAGCCAATAATGAAAAAATCTTTGCTCCTAAAGATTCAGAACAGAGTGCTTTATTTTCAAAAAGCGATAAAGAAAGGCTAGTGGCTGTGGAAGATGAATGGTATGATCCAATCCGTGAATCTTCAAAGTAG